The following nucleotide sequence is from Streptomyces pactum.
TCCGTCTTCGGGGCGGCGAACTCGAACGAGTAGGACTGTTCGCCGGAGGCGAGCAGTTCGCGCACGGTGCGTGCGCGGTCTGTCCTGGTGGAAGCGGTGCCTAGGGCCATAACGGCAGGTTAGCCAGCGGGGTGGGTCACGCACAGCCGAAGGGCCGATATGCCCTTTTCGCCGGTCAAGTGTCCGCACTCCGGACACCGGCGGTCTCACGGCGGCGGACCGAGCGGGACGGGCGGGGCCGCGGGTGCGCAGGCGGCGCGCGGGGGCGTACGCCTCGGGGCGTTCGGCGCGGCGCACGCGCCGGTGCCCTGCCGCCGGGGGTCGCAGGGCGTCCCCGTTCCGTTTCTGCCCGGTGCGCGCCCGTTCCGTTTCTGCCCGGTGCGCGCCCGTTCCGTTTCTGCCGGGTGCGGGCCCGGGCACCGGGCGGCACGAGTCGTACGCGACGCCCGGCGTCCGGACCGTTGGGCACGGTCCGGACGCCGGGCGGAGCAACCCGGGCCCTCGCGCACGGTCCGGACGCCGGGCGGGGCGGCCGGACCCGCCGGCGCCCGGTCCGGGCATCGGGCAGGCGGTCGGGCGGTCAGGCCCGGACGGCCGCGCGGATGCGCCCGGCCAGCTCGGCGGCGGCGGCGCCGGGGTCGTCCGCCTCGGTGACGGCACGGACCACGACCACCCGGCGGGCCCCGGCCTCCAGCACCTGGTCCAGGTTGCCGGCGTCGATCCCGCCGATGGCGAACCACGGCCGGTCCGGCCGTCGCTCCGCGGCGTACCGCACCAGCGGCAGGCCGGGGGCGGCCCGCCCCGGCTTGGTGGGGGTGGGCCAGCACGGCCCGGTGCAGAAGTAGTCCACACCCGGCTCCGCGATCGCCGCGTCCACCTCGGCCTCGGCGTGGGTGGAGCGGCCGATCAGCACATCGGCGCCGAGGACGGCACGGGCCGCGGGCACCGGCAGGTCGCCCTGTCCGAGGTGGAGCACGTCGGAACCCGCGGCGTGCGCCACATCGGCCCGGTCGTTGACGGCGAGCAGCCGGCCGTGCCGCCGGCAGGCGTCCGCGAAGACGGCCAGGTGCTCCAGCTCCTCGCCGGCCTCCATGCCCTTGTCCCGCAGCTGGATGATGTCCACCCCGCCGGCCAGCACCGCGTCCAGGAACTCCGGCAGGTCGCCCTGGCGCTTACGGGCGTCGGTGCACAGGTAGAGCCGGGCGTCGGCGAGCTTCCGGCGCGCGGCGGCTCCGGTCGCGGTGGCGGCTGCGGTCGTCGCGGCTGCGGCGGTGGCCATGGGCGGTACCCCCCGGATCGGTGACGTGCGGGCCGGTGTCCGGCCCGCACGCCGTGCGGCTGCTCGGTTCAGACGGCGAGCGCCTGGGCGCGGCGCTTCACCTCCGTACCGCGATTCTCCCGCAGCGCCTCGGCGGGGGTGCCGGGCAGGGTCGGGTCAGGGGTGAAGAGCCACTCCAGCATCTCCTCGTCGCTGAAGCCGTCGTCCCGCAGCAGGGTCAGGGTCCCGCTGAGCCCCTTGACGACCTTGTCCTCGCCGATGAACGCGGCCGGCACCTGCAACACCCGGTTCTCGCCACGCCGCACGGCGATCAGCTGGCCCTCCTTGACCCATTGCCGGACCCGGGTCACCTCGACGTCGAGCCGTTCGGCGATGTCGGGGAGGGTGAGCCAGGCGGGCACAAGGGCATCGATGTTCGCGTCAATCTCGGTCACGTGACCAAGCCTGCCATCCCCCACGGACACTCGGCGAGCGCACCGCGTCCCGACGGGTCGCCCCACCCGCCGGCCGGCCCTCCGGCACCGACGTGCCTGGCCACGGCACCCGGGGACGCGACGCGCGGCGGCACGGGGCAGCACGGGACACGAGGGTCTGGCGCGGCGGGCCCGAGGGGCGAGGGCACGGGCCGGGGGTGCGGGGCCGGGGTGCGGGGCCGTGGGTGCGAAGGGCCCGGGTCGCGGTCCCGGTCCGTCCCGGCCCGGCGTACGGCCGTACGGGGCCCGGCCGGCGTACGCGCCCATGGGTGCGCAAGCACGGCGCACGCGCCGACTCGTGGGGTACGGCGCACACGCCCGGCCCACGGGGGGACGGCGCACGCCCGCTCCCGCGCCGACGGTCGGGCCGCCCGGCGTCACGGCGCACCACGACCGGGGCCCCGCACCCGCACAGCCCAGGGGCCCGTCCGCCCGACGGCCGCGCGGACAGGCTGGCAGGCGGACGGCCGACGGCGGGTCAGCCGGGAGCGGGACGGCGGGTCAGCGGGCGGCCGACTTCAGCGGCACCGAGGCGTCCGCCGCCCGCTCCGGGTCGATCTCCGCGGCACGCTCGATGAGTTTCCGGCCCTGGGCGAGGTCCCGGGGCCGGCCCACCGCCAGCAGCGCGACCAGCACCCCGTCCCGCAGCCAGCACACCGACCACGCGGCACCGGCGGGATCGCCGCGCCACAGCAGCCGGTCGCCGGCGGTGTGGTGGCCGGCGTACTGCACGAAGCGGCCGAACTGCTCGGACCAGAAGTACGGCACCGGGTCGTAGACGGCACCGGTGAAGTCCGGCCGGCCCGAGCCGACCACGTTGGCCGCGACGGTCCGCGGACCCTGCAGGGCGTTGTCCCAGTGGTGGACCAGGAGCCGCTCGCCGTACCGGGCCGAGGGGAAGGAGGCGCAGTCACCGACCGCGTACACCTCCTCGGCGGAGGCGCGCAGCCACCGGTCCGCCCGGACCGAGCCGTCCTCGGCCAGTTCGATCCCGGAGCCGGCCAGCCAGTCCGTGGCGGGCCGGGCACCGATCCCCACCAGCACCGCGTCCGCGGTCAGCCGGGTGGGCCGCCCGCCGCCGGACGAGACCAGCAGCCCGGCGCCGTCCACGCCCACCACGGTGGTCCCGGTGAGCAGTTCGGCACCGCTGTCCCGGTACCAGCCGGCCAGCCGGGTGGCGACCTCCGGCGGCAGGACACCGGCGAGCGGGTGGCCGGCCGCCTCCACCACGGTCACCGCGCACCCGGCCTCGCGCGCCGCGGTGGCGAACTCCGCCCCGATCCACCCGGCGCCGACCACCACCACGTCGCGCCGCTCGGCGAGCAGCGGGCGGAGGCGTTCGGCGTCGTCCAGGGTGCGCAGCAGGTGCAGTCCGGGACCGCCCCGGCCGGCCGCCGGTTCCGCGGCGAGGTGCTCCGTCCCGGGCAGCGTGCGGGGTTCGGCGCCGGTGGCGATGACCAGGTGGTCGTACGGTACGGGCCCGGCGTCGGTGAGCAGCAGCCGCTCGCCGGTGCGGAGACCGGTGGCACGGCGGCCCAGGTGGAGTTCCACGCCCAGGGCCGCGAAGTCCACGTCGAACGACGGGTCGTCGGTCTTGCCGAGCAGCACCGCCTTGGACAGCGGGGGGCGGTCGTAGGGCCGGTGCGGCTCGGCCCCCAGCAGCACGATGCGCCCGGCCCACCCCTCCTCCCGCAGCGCGACGGCGGTCTGCACCCCGGCCATGCCCGCGCCCGCGATCACCACCCGCCGGTCGTCGGCCCCCCCGGAGCCGGTCGGTGTCGGCGTCGGTGTCGGTGTCGGTGTCGGTGTGCTCAGCCCATCAGTCACCTGCTCACTGTAGGGCGGCGCCGGGGAACGGACCGAGGCACCCGTACGCCCGCGGCGGCTCGGCGGGCACGGGGAGGCTGTGGTCCTCTGATGGACCCGGCCGGCCCCGGCGGCCCGTGGACGGTACCCGCGTACACCGCCCCGGCGGCCCGCCCGTCGGCGGCGGCGCCGGCCGGCCACCCGGCCTCGGCCTTCCGGCGGATTCGGGCGGCGTACTAGGGTGGCGGGCACAGAGCACTCGCGGGAGCCCGGACGCACCGGGCTGAGAGGGAGGCTGAGGCGGCCTCCGACCGTACGAACCTGATCCGGGTCATGCCGGCGAAGGGAGGGGCGGTCCGCCCATGCACGCGGTAGCGAAGCCGTACGACGTCGTGGTGGTCGGCGGCGGCATCATCGGCCTGGTCACGGCCTGGCGGGCGGCCCAGCGGGGGCTGCGCTGCGCGGTGGCCGACCCGGCGCCCGGCCGGGGGGCCGCGCAGGTGGCGGCGGGGATGCTCGCCGCGGTGTCCGAACTCACCCCCGGCGAGGAGACCCTGCTCGGCCTCAACCTCGCCTCGGCGCGCCGCTACCCTCAGTTCGCCGCCGAACTGGAGGAGGCCGCCGGGCAGGACATCGGGTTCCGGGCCTGCGGCACGCTGGCGGTGGCGCTCGACGCCGACGATCGCGCCCAGCTGCGGGAGCTGCACGCGCTCCAGGAACGCTGCGGGCTGGACGCGCAGTGGCTGAACGGGCGCGAGTGCCGCCGGCTGGAACCGATGCTGGCGCCCGGGGTGTGCGGCGGACTGCGGGTGGAGGGCGACCACCAGACCGACCCTCGGCGGCTGGCCGCCGCGCTGCTGACCGCCTGTGAGCGCGCCGGGGTCGCCTTCCACCGCGTCCGCGCCGAGCGCCTGCTGTGCCACGGCGACCGGGCCACCGGGGTGGCGGTGGCGGACGGCACCCGGCTGTCCGCGGACCGCACGGTGCTCGCCGCGGGCAGCTTCAGCGGCCGGCTGGCCGGGGTGCCGCCCGAGGTGGTGCCGCCGGTGCGCCCGGTCAAGGGCCAGGTGCTGCGGCTGCGGGTGCCGGGGACGCACGCGCCGTTCCTGTCCCGCACGGTGCGCGCGGTGGTGCGCGGCGGGCACGTCTACCTGGTGCCCCGGGAGAACGGTGAGCTGGTGCTCGGGGCGACCAGCGAGGAGATGGGCTGGGACACCACGGTCACCGCCGGCGGGGTGTACGAACTGCTGCGGGACGCCCACGAACTGGTGCCGGGCATCACCGAACTGCCGCTCACCGAGACCCTGGCCGGGCTGCGCCCCGGCTCCCCCGACAACGCCCCGCTGCTGGGCGCCACCGAGCTGCCCGGCCTGCTGCTGGCCACCGGCCACCACCGCAACGGGGTGCTGCTCACCCCGGTCACCGGCGATGTGATGGCACAGGTGCTCACCACCGGTGAGCCGCCCGCCCACGCCCGCCCGTTCTCCCCCGGCGGTTCACCGCCGGCCACTCGTCCGTGCCCTCCCCGCGCCCCCGTGCGGCGGACGGGGAGGCACCCGCACGTCAGGAGCTGTCCGCATGACCGTCAGCGTCAACGGCGAGACCCGCGAGATCCCCGAGGGCCTCACCCTCGACCGGTTGGTGGCCGACCTCACCCCCGCCCGCAGCGGGGTGGCCGCCGCCGTCAACGAGACCGTCGTCCCCCGCAGCCAGTGGCCCAGCACCCCGCTCGGGGACGGGGACCGGGTCGAGGTCCTCACCGCGGTGCAGGGGGGCTGAGCCGTGGCCGACGATCCGCTGGTTCTGGGCGGGACCACCTTCGACTCCCGTCTGATCATGGGCACCGGCGGCGCGCCCAGCCTGCAGGTGCTGGAGCGCGCGCTGGTGGCCAGCGGCACCGAGCTGACCACCGTCGCGATGCGGCGGCTGGACCCCACCGTGCGGGGCTCGGTGCTCTCGGTCCTGGAGCGGCTGGGCATCCGGGTGCTGCCCAACACGGCGGGCTGCTTCACCGCCGGCGAGGCGGTGCTCACCGCCCGGCTGGCCCGGGAGGCGCTCGGCACCGACTGGGTCAAGCTGGAGGTGGTGGCCGACGAGCGGACCCTGCTGCCGGACCCGGTCGGACTGCTCGACGCGGCCGAGACGCTGGTGGACGACGGGTTCACGGTCCTGCCGTACACCAACGACGATCCGGTGCTCGCGCGGCGGCTCCAGGACGTGGGGTGCGCCGCGGTGATGCCGCTGGGCTCGCCCATCGGCTCCGGGCTGGGCATCCGCAACCCGCACAACTTCGAGCTGATCGTGGAGCAGGCGCGGGTGCCGGTGATCCTCGACGCGGGGGCGGGCACCGCCTCGGACGCGGCGCTCGCCATGGAGCTGGGGTGCGCGGCGGTGATGCTGGCCTCGGCGGTGACCCGTGCCCAGGAGCCGGTGCTGATGGCGGAGGCGATGCGGCACGCGGTCGCGGCGGGCCGGCTGGCCCGCCGGGCGGGCCGTATCCCGCGCCGGCACTTCGCCCACGCCTCCTCGCCGACCGAGGGCGTGGCGCACCTCGACCCCGAGCGACCGGCTTTCGGGAACTGATGTACGCTCCGCGCACGTAGGAACGTGATCGTCTCGTGACGCGGCGCGACCGTGCCCCGTCGGTGGGGCGCCCCAGTGAGGAGCACGCGGCAGCATGAGCATCCCGCCCCCCGCCCGGACCTCCGGCCGGCCCGCCCCTCCGGCCCCGGGCGGCGGCCCGGCCTGGCCGCCGCCCCCCGCCGGGCGCGATGCCCCTGCCGGGCGCGGTGCCTCCCCCGGCCCGGTGCCCCCTGCCGGGGTACGGCTGGCCGCCGGGGCCGCCGTGGCAGCCGGCCCGGTACAGCCCGCTGGCCATCGCCGCGCTGGTGACGGCCTGCCTGGCGCTCTTCCCGCTGGCGCTGGCGCTGGGCATCGCGGCGCTGCTGACCATCCCCCGGAACGGGGAGCGCGGTCGCGGCATGGCGATCGCCGCGGTGGCCGTGGCGTCGGTGGAGGCCGTGCTCATCGTCACGCTGGTGATCATCGGCGTGGTCGCCGGGGACTCCGACGACTCCTCCGGCGGGCCGGCACGGGAGCGGCGCACCGAGCAGGGCGCGGAGCAGGGGGCGGGAGCCGGGCGGCCAGGACCGGCGGCGGGGGGAACGAGGGCGAGGGGTCCGGGCAGGGCGGCAGCCGGGGAGGACCGGCCGCGGCCTGACGCGCGTCAGGTCAGCCTCTTCGACATCGAGGTGGGCGACTGCTTCGACACCTCCGCCGGGCTGCCGGTGTCGGAGGAGGCCGTCAGCGAGCAGACGGTGGGGCTGCTGCCCTGCGACACCCCCCACGACGCCGAGGCGTTCGGGAAGTTCCCGGTCACCGGGCACGTCGACTATCCGGGTGAGGAGACCATCACCAGGCTCGCCGAGGAGGGCTGCGGGAAGCGGGACGAGGAGTACCCCGTCGACACGGACGCCCTGCCGGAGGAGGACGTGGCGATCTACTTCTACTTCCCGGAGAAGTCCGGGTGGCTGCTGGGGGACCGCGACATCCTGTGCGCCTACGGGCTGGACGAGGGCAAGCTGCGGCAGCCCCTGGGCAGCGGCGAGCCCGGTTCCACCGCCGGCCATGTCACCGTTCGGTCGCAGTCGGACCGGGTCGCGACGCAGGTGGCCGGGCGTGTCGGGCGGGGCTCGTAGACTCTCCTGTCGTGGATACGACCCTGCAGGATCCGCTCGTCGGCCAGGTGCTCGACGGCCGCTACCGCGTCGACGCGCGGATCGCCGTGGGCGGGATGGCCACCGTCTACCGGGCTCTGGACACCCGCCTGGACCGGGTGGTCGCCCTCAAGGTGATGCACCCCTCGCTCGCCGCCGACGCGGCGTTCGTGGAGCGCTTCATCCGCGAGGCGAAGTCCGTGGCCCGGCTCGCGCACACCAACGTGGTCGGCGTCTTCGACCAGGGGACCGACGGCGGTTACGTCTTCCTGGCGATGGAGTACGTGGCCGGGTGCACGCTGCGGGACGTCCTGCGGGAGCGCGGTGCCCTCCAGCCGCGGGCGGCGCTGGACATCCTGGAGCCGATGCTCGCGGCGCTGGGCGCGGCCCACCGGGCCGGCTTCGTGCACCGCGACGTGAAGCCGGAGAACGTGCTGATCGGGGACGACGGCCGGGTCAAGGTCGCCGACTTCGGGCTCGCCCGTCCCGTCGACGCGGCCACCGGCACCGACACCCAGTCGATCATGGGCACGGTCTCCTACCTGGCCCCGGAGCAGATCGAGCACGGCAGCGCCGACACCCGGGCGGACGTCTACGCCTGCGGTGTGGTGCTGTACGAGATGCTCACCGGCGCCAAGCCGCACGACGGCGGCACCCCGGCGCAGATCCTCTTCCAGCACCTGCACGAGGACGTGCCGCCGCCGTCCGCGGTGGCGCCGGGGCTGGCACCCGGCCTGGACGGGCTGGTGGCCCGGGCCGCCGCCCGCGAGCCGGAGCGGCGGCCGCCGGACGCGGTGGAGCTGCTGGGGGTGGTCCGTGCGGCGCGGGCCGCGCTCACCGACGCCGAGCTGGACCGCGTGCCGCCCGGGGCCCGGGACGGGGAGCGGGACCGCTCCGAGGACCGCACCACCGTGATCGCCCGGCCGCCGGCCGCCGGGGCCGGGCCCGGGCATCAGGCGGACGCGCCGGGCCGCACCAGCCGGCTGGAGCGCCCGCCGGCGCCCCCGGCCGGCCCGGCCGGTGCCGGGTGGCGCGACCGGCTGCGCCGCCGCCGGCTCCTGGCGCTGATCGCGGCGGTGCTGGTGGCCCTGGGCGTCGGGGCCGGCGTCTGGTACATCAGCGCCGGACAGTTCACCAAGGTGCCCGGGGTGATCGGACTGCCGCAGGCGGAGGCGGAGCGGAAGCTGGACGGCGAGGGCCTGGACGCCGAGATCGTCCGCGAGTTCAGTGACGTGGTGCCCAAGGGCAAGGTCATCGAGACCGACCCCGGGGTCGGCGAGCGCATCCGCAACACCGGCACCGTGACGCTGCGGATCTCCCAGGGCCCGCCGCGGACCGAGGTGCCCAACGTGGTGGGCATGCCGCTGACCGAGGCGAAGGCGAAGATCAAGGACGCGGGGCTGACCGTGGGCAAGGTGACCCGGCGGTTCAGCGACGAGACCCCGGCGGGCCGGGTGCTCGCCACCGACCCGGGCGCCGGCACCGAGCGCAGGCCGGACAGCGCCGTGGCTCTCACCGTCAGCAAGGGCGAACCGATCGACGTCCCGGACGTGATCGGCGACCCGGGGGCCGACGCCGAGTCGGACCTGCACGAGGCGGGCTTCAAGGTCGAGTTCGCCGAGGAGCGGGTGTTCTCCGAGCAGGACGCCGGTGCGGTCGCCGAGCAGAGCCCGGCGGAGGGCGAACAGGCCGCCCGCGGCGACACCATCACGCTGACCCTCTCCAAGGGCCCGCGGATGATCGAGGTGCCGGATGTCGAGGGCGACGACGTGGACGACGCCCAGGAGGAGCTGGAGGCGCTGGGCTTCGAGGTCCATGTGGACCGTCCGCTGCTCTTCCCCGGCAAGACGGTGACCGACCAGTCGGTGGACGCCGGCGAGAAGGCCCCGGAGGGCAGCGAGATCACCCTCAAGGTGAAGGGCGTCCTCTGACCGTCGCCCCCGGCGCCGGCGACCGCCGCTCGGTCCCGCCGCCCCGGCGCACACACCGCCGCTCGGCCCCCGCGGGCCGGGCGGCGGTCCGCGTTCCGGCGGCCGTCCCGGGCGCGGCGGTACGCCGGGCCCGGGACGGCCCCGGCCCAGGGCGGGTCTCCGGACGCCCGCCCCGGAGATCACCCCGCACCGTGCCGACCGGGCGTGATCCGGCGGGTCCGACCGGAGGAGCCCCCGCGCCGGCCGGTGCGGCGGGCCCGGTGCCGGGCGGACCGGCGCGGCCTGGCACCCTGGATACGGTGAGCACGTCTGCTACTCCCCCCGGCGCCGGAGCCCTCCGCGCCCGCAACCCGGTCGGCGCCCATGTGAAGGTGGCCGGCGGCCTGGCCACCACCGGTCTGTCCTACGCCCGGGACATCGGGGCGGAGGCCGTCCAGGTCTTCGTCGCCAACCCCCGCGGCTGGGCGACCCCGGCCGGCACCCCGGCCCAGGACGAGAGGTTCCGGGCCGGCTGCGCCGAGCAGGCGCTCCCCGCGTACATCCACGCGCCCTACCTGATCAACTTCGGCTCGCACACCCCGGCCACCGTGGAGAGCTCCGTCGCCTCCCTGCGGCACTCGCTGCGCCGCGGCCGGGCCATCGGTGCGCTGGGGGTCGTGGTGCACACCGGGTCGGCCACCGGCGGGCGGAGCCGCGCCGAGGCCCTGGCCCAGGTGCGGGAGCGGATGCTGCCGCTGCTGGAGG
It contains:
- the thiE gene encoding thiamine phosphate synthase; amino-acid sequence: MATAAAATTAAATATGAAARRKLADARLYLCTDARKRQGDLPEFLDAVLAGGVDIIQLRDKGMEAGEELEHLAVFADACRRHGRLLAVNDRADVAHAAGSDVLHLGQGDLPVPAARAVLGADVLIGRSTHAEAEVDAAIAEPGVDYFCTGPCWPTPTKPGRAAPGLPLVRYAAERRPDRPWFAIGGIDAGNLDQVLEAGARRVVVVRAVTEADDPGAAAAELAGRIRAAVRA
- a CDS encoding Rv2175c family DNA-binding protein — protein: MTEIDANIDALVPAWLTLPDIAERLDVEVTRVRQWVKEGQLIAVRRGENRVLQVPAAFIGEDKVVKGLSGTLTLLRDDGFSDEEMLEWLFTPDPTLPGTPAEALRENRGTEVKRRAQALAV
- a CDS encoding NAD(P)/FAD-dependent oxidoreductase; the protein is MAGVQTAVALREEGWAGRIVLLGAEPHRPYDRPPLSKAVLLGKTDDPSFDVDFAALGVELHLGRRATGLRTGERLLLTDAGPVPYDHLVIATGAEPRTLPGTEHLAAEPAAGRGGPGLHLLRTLDDAERLRPLLAERRDVVVVGAGWIGAEFATAAREAGCAVTVVEAAGHPLAGVLPPEVATRLAGWYRDSGAELLTGTTVVGVDGAGLLVSSGGGRPTRLTADAVLVGIGARPATDWLAGSGIELAEDGSVRADRWLRASAEEVYAVGDCASFPSARYGERLLVHHWDNALQGPRTVAANVVGSGRPDFTGAVYDPVPYFWSEQFGRFVQYAGHHTAGDRLLWRGDPAGAAWSVCWLRDGVLVALLAVGRPRDLAQGRKLIERAAEIDPERAADASVPLKSAAR
- the thiS gene encoding sulfur carrier protein ThiS, with translation MTVSVNGETREIPEGLTLDRLVADLTPARSGVAAAVNETVVPRSQWPSTPLGDGDRVEVLTAVQGG
- a CDS encoding thiazole synthase, coding for MADDPLVLGGTTFDSRLIMGTGGAPSLQVLERALVASGTELTTVAMRRLDPTVRGSVLSVLERLGIRVLPNTAGCFTAGEAVLTARLAREALGTDWVKLEVVADERTLLPDPVGLLDAAETLVDDGFTVLPYTNDDPVLARRLQDVGCAAVMPLGSPIGSGLGIRNPHNFELIVEQARVPVILDAGAGTASDAALAMELGCAAVMLASAVTRAQEPVLMAEAMRHAVAAGRLARRAGRIPRRHFAHASSPTEGVAHLDPERPAFGN
- a CDS encoding septum formation family protein, whose product is MPLPGAVPPPARCPLPGYGWPPGPPWQPARYSPLAIAALVTACLALFPLALALGIAALLTIPRNGERGRGMAIAAVAVASVEAVLIVTLVIIGVVAGDSDDSSGGPARERRTEQGAEQGAGAGRPGPAAGGTRARGPGRAAAGEDRPRPDARQVSLFDIEVGDCFDTSAGLPVSEEAVSEQTVGLLPCDTPHDAEAFGKFPVTGHVDYPGEETITRLAEEGCGKRDEEYPVDTDALPEEDVAIYFYFPEKSGWLLGDRDILCAYGLDEGKLRQPLGSGEPGSTAGHVTVRSQSDRVATQVAGRVGRGS
- the pknB gene encoding Stk1 family PASTA domain-containing Ser/Thr kinase, giving the protein MDTTLQDPLVGQVLDGRYRVDARIAVGGMATVYRALDTRLDRVVALKVMHPSLAADAAFVERFIREAKSVARLAHTNVVGVFDQGTDGGYVFLAMEYVAGCTLRDVLRERGALQPRAALDILEPMLAALGAAHRAGFVHRDVKPENVLIGDDGRVKVADFGLARPVDAATGTDTQSIMGTVSYLAPEQIEHGSADTRADVYACGVVLYEMLTGAKPHDGGTPAQILFQHLHEDVPPPSAVAPGLAPGLDGLVARAAAREPERRPPDAVELLGVVRAARAALTDAELDRVPPGARDGERDRSEDRTTVIARPPAAGAGPGHQADAPGRTSRLERPPAPPAGPAGAGWRDRLRRRRLLALIAAVLVALGVGAGVWYISAGQFTKVPGVIGLPQAEAERKLDGEGLDAEIVREFSDVVPKGKVIETDPGVGERIRNTGTVTLRISQGPPRTEVPNVVGMPLTEAKAKIKDAGLTVGKVTRRFSDETPAGRVLATDPGAGTERRPDSAVALTVSKGEPIDVPDVIGDPGADAESDLHEAGFKVEFAEERVFSEQDAGAVAEQSPAEGEQAARGDTITLTLSKGPRMIEVPDVEGDDVDDAQEELEALGFEVHVDRPLLFPGKTVTDQSVDAGEKAPEGSEITLKVKGVL